One Salvia splendens isolate huo1 chromosome 1, SspV2, whole genome shotgun sequence genomic window, GGCTGGAAAGCAAAACAATTTTGGAGAGACTTCCTTAAATTTGATGTCACATGTTTATGCTTGTCATTAGTCTTTTGTCCAAATCAGATTTGAGCTAATGTAATTTGATCATGGTGGGAATCTTCTTACAAAAGAGTAGTGAGGAAAAGGGGTTTTACTTTCTTAAATTCATGTTGATTGTCTTTGTGTGCTGAGAATATTTGGGATCTTCTCTATTGATGTCCATTTGTTTGACATCTTCTGACATGGTGACACAGTCATGATGTTGGAATTCCATGTAAGAATTCAGATCAATCTGCTTTTTCCCAGCCAGTTTTTATAATCCATTCTTGCTAGTTTCATCTTTTTGTGTATATTATACCTTAATTTGGTTCCAACCCCAACTTTCTGAGTCAGACTACATCTTAGTTTTATTGCAACTTGCATAAGATTCATTCGATCATGTGCTTGTTCAGCCTAATATATATAGTGATTGAAAATGAACTTGGATTTGTATGCTCAAAGTGTTGTTCTTGTTTAGGTTGTGAGCTAAAGCATATCTGTGGGAGGGGATATGGGGCATTTCTCTTCGATGTTCAATGGTCTGGCGAGGTCAATTTCTTCGATAAAGAAAACGAAGAATTTGGAGGATAACGGTGATGGGAAAGAGGCCATTAAAGCTATGGCGAAGGATGccaagaaaaatgagttgataCTGAGGTCATCAGGGGTTGTGAATGTTGATGGATCCAACAACTTGGCCTCTGTTTACTCAAAGAGGGGTGAGAAAGGTGTGAATCAAGATTGCTGTATTGTTTGGGAGGTATGCTTTCTTTTTTATGTGATGGGATGAGCCTAGTTAGTTTCCCTTTCTGTGAATTTTGAGTTAACATAAAATTCTGTTGTTTAGGAATTTGGGTGTCAAGAAGACATGATCTTCTGTGGGATATTCGACGGGCATGGTCAGTGGGGGCATTTTGTGGCGAAGAATGTTAGAGACTCGATGCCTTCGTCTCTTCTCTGCAACTGGCAAGAAACACTTGTTGAGGCTGCAGTTGATCCTGATTTCGATTTGGGGGGTCAGAAGAAGCTCCAGAGCTTCAATATATGGAAGCATTCTTATCTGAAGACGTGTGCGGCAATTGATCAGGCGCTGGAGCACCACCGCAAGATTGATGCATTCAACAGCGGCACCACAGCATTGACAATTGTTAGAGAGGTACATACACACTAATGGTGTATCTTCTTTACTGAAATTGCTTTGAGGCATGTACACTCTAACATAATATACTAATAACATGATTTGATTTGAAAATGGCTATGGTTTTGACCAGGGAGACAATGTGTTCTTAGCAAACGTGGGAGACTCGCGTGCTGTGTTGGGTACGCCCAGTGATAATGGGGATATGGTGGCAGTGCAGCTTACCATGGATTTCAAGCCTAACCTACCTCGTGagtctctctttctttctttttgctATATCTGGCTTTGGCAGTGTGAGAAGGGTAATAATGAATTGGGTGTGTGCGCAGAGGAGGCGGAGCGAATAACACAGTGCAACGGGAGAGTTTACAGCCTGGATGAAGAGCCAGGGGTTCATAGAGTGTGGCTGCCACATGAAGACTCCCCGGGGCTAGCAATGTCTCGGGCTTTCGGGGACTACTGCATCAAGAACTTCGGCGTCATTTCTGTGCCTCAAGTCATCCACAGACATATAACAAGTAAAGACCAGTTTGTAGTGCTGGCCACAGATGGGGTATGTGTTCAAGTGCAAGCTATATATGTTTTTATGAGTCTTGTTTTGTGGCATTTCTTGATGtattagtttttttctttttctgtttacAGGTTTGGGATGTTGTATCGAATGAAGAAGCAGTGCAGATTGTGTGGGAGTGTCCGGAGCGGGGAAAAGCTGCAAAGCGGCTGGTGGAGCGGGCGGCTGATGGgtggaggaagaagagaaggggAATAGCTATGGATGATATATCAGCAATTGTACTGTTTTTtcattcatcttcttcttcttcttctcctcctcacCAATTTGAACTTGTACCTAAGCTCAACTGAATTTAATACTCTTGGCTACTGAGCTGTACCAAAAAGTTGGGGATGATCAGTGCCACATCAAGAGATTCCCGTTTAGTTATAATCGGATCCTTAATTTAAGAATATGAATGCCATCTTAGATAGCAAAATTTGCAATGTCTCGTGTACATGCATGATTTAGAttgtttttcaaaataaatgtgtAGTACTAAATAtagaataattttttaattttaattaaattcaatgtCGGCAATGCTACCTACCCAATAGTAACTCGAAGTAAATGACACGTATATAAGAAATTGTTCCTCTTTAAGTAAAGTCGTGATGCTGACACATAATTGGTCGTTAAAAGCTGGCTAATACTAATAGGAGATAAAAGCCGCCGGAAACACTCAAACCACACATCTTTTGGATGCTTGTTATGCAATATATATGATGAGGATGACCAAAGTTTGACATTACGAAAAGATCACAAGATAGACTATAAGATGAATATAATCTGAAACCGATCGAGTGTGTTTATGTATGCAATGATGAAAATAGAATATATTGACATGATGTTTCTACCTAAAATGGACCAAATATGATCCCTTGCTTCAGCGGTGAACACTCGGAATCAAGATTCATGTTTACTTACACTTTGTACATAAGTCTTCAACAAATATATTCATCTATACATTCAGTGGAATACCTGTGGTGAAGCGTAGAACTCACCCTCGATAAACATTGGTCTCAGGTCATCTTCTTGCCTCATGAACTCCAGTGGGAAGGAAACAAGTTGTCCTCTCACTCTTTCTAGCTTCATCTCTGGATCTATCATCATCACTTTCCCATTTTCATGATATTCAAGTTTCTCAGGTGCCACTCCTAAGTCAATTGTTGTGTGCCTAAGCTTCTGTTTCCAGTGGTTCATACTTTGTCTCAGAGCGGATCTAAAATGAATGGCAACAGTCGTTGATTACAATTATGAATTTACgtaaaagagaaacaacaatATATGTAGCTTTAGAGTATGGCACCTGGAGTGGATCGTGTCATTGGGGATGCA contains:
- the LOC121799530 gene encoding probable protein phosphatase 2C 34 — protein: MGHFSSMFNGLARSISSIKKTKNLEDNGDGKEAIKAMAKDAKKNELILRSSGVVNVDGSNNLASVYSKRGEKGVNQDCCIVWEEFGCQEDMIFCGIFDGHGQWGHFVAKNVRDSMPSSLLCNWQETLVEAAVDPDFDLGGQKKLQSFNIWKHSYLKTCAAIDQALEHHRKIDAFNSGTTALTIVREGDNVFLANVGDSRAVLGTPSDNGDMVAVQLTMDFKPNLPQEAERITQCNGRVYSLDEEPGVHRVWLPHEDSPGLAMSRAFGDYCIKNFGVISVPQVIHRHITSKDQFVVLATDGVWDVVSNEEAVQIVWECPERGKAAKRLVERAADGWRKKRRGIAMDDISAIVLFFHSSSSSSSPPHQFELVPKLN